TTAGGAGTTATTTTTCTTCGATGTTTAATCCCAATATCAATTCGTTCAATTGCTTCGGTAATATCTTCATATTTAATTTCTTTTCTTGCTTCTCGAGTAGCAATTAATGCCGATTCTTTAACAATATTTTCAATATCAGCTGGAGATTTATGAACTGTTTTTTTTGCCAAACGAGAAATATTAATAGAAGAAGAATCGTATTTAATTTTACCAAGATAATATTTAAAAATTTTTTCTCGACCAACAAGATCTGGACGATCAATATAAAGTTTTCGATCAAAACGTCCAGGTCTTAATAATGCTGGATCCAATACTCCATCCGCCGCATTTGTCGCGCCAATTACAATTACATCGACATTTTTTTCTTTTAAGCCATCCATTTCAACTAATAATTGATTTTGAGTCGCATTTGTTTCTTGGCCTCCCATAAAACTAAAAGATCGTTGACGACCAATTGCGTCTAATTCATCAATAAAAATAATACAGGCTCCATGACCATAAGCTAATAATCGTGCTCGTTTAAAAAGTTTTCTTACTCTGGCTGCGCCCACGCCCACAAAAACCTCTGTAAATTCACTGCCTGAAACTGAAATAAATGGCACCTTTGCTTCTGTGGCAATCGCTTTAGCTAAATAGGTTTTTCCGCAACCCGGAGGGCCTACCATTAAAAGTCCCCTGATTACTTTTCCACCAATTTTTATTAATAATTTTCTATCTCTAATTAATTGAACAACCTCCCATGCTTCTTGTTTTGATTCATCCATTCCAATCACATCATCCCATTTAATATCAATTTTTTCACCTTTAATTTTATTTGAAGGCATTTTAGAAAATCCACCTTGAAGAATTAATTGATAAAGAAAAACAAAAATTACCGCATTAACGCCAGCCAATAATAAATTAATCGGCATACTTGCCAAAGTCATTTTGCGATAAAAAGATTCCAAAGAAAGCAATCCCCAAATAGCCAAAGTAATCAAAATAATTAATATAAAACCTATGAGCATTTTTAACCAATGCATCATAAAGAATAATTTAATTTTTCTTAAAATAAATAAATTCCGCATAAAATAATTTTAATAGAAATATACAGGGGTTGAGTCCTATATTTAGGAAATTAAAAAGGCTTTATAACCTAAATAAGCACAATAAATATCAGCTTTGGAAACAATTTCTAATGGAGCGTGCATATTAAATAATGCTACTCCAATATCAACAACATCAATATTACGATTAGCTAAATATTTAGCGATTGTTCCTCCACCACTCTGATCAACTTTACCACCTAATCCACCAGAAAACTGATAAACAATATTTTTATCTTGTTTAAATATATTTTTCAATTTTTGCAAAAACTCAGCCGATGCTTCAGAAGTAGAATATTTACCACCATGACCAGTATGTTTTTCTATAGCTAATCCAAATCCCATTTTACAAACATTTTTTAATTCAACAAAATTTTTATAATCAGGATCTAGCGCCACTGTCACATCAGCTGAAATTGCTTGACTTAAAGAATAAGAATTATAAATTTCTTCTAAACTACTTTTACTTTTATTTAATTTTAAAATATTCAACAAAAAATTTTCAATAAACAATGATTGAGAGCCAGTATTTCCATCTGATCCTATTTCTTCTCTATCAATTAAAATACAAATTTGCGTTTGATCAACTATTTTCGCATCTAAAAAACTCATTAAAGATGAATAAGCGCACACCTTATCATCATGTCCATAAGCTGAAATTAAACTTCTATCAAAACCCAAATCTCTTGCTTTTTCACTTGGCACAGCTTGTATTTCTGCGCTAACAAAATCCTCTTCTTTAATTCCATATTTATTAAAAAGATATTCTAATATTGCTAATTTAACTTTTTCTTTAACTTTTTTATCATTAACAGGCAATGACCCTAATAATAAATTTAATTCTTCTCCTTTAATTTCATGAAATTCAGATTTCCCTCCACTAACATTTCGATCAAGATGCGGTAATAAATCTGTAATCATAAAAATCGGTTCATCAATTTTTTCTCCAATTTTAATATTTACTTTTTTTCCATTTTCTAAATAAACAACTCCATACAAAGCTAATGAAACAGTTGGCCATTGATATTTTTTAATTCCTCCATAATAATGAGTTTTTGCAAAAACTAAATTTTCTTCTTCATAAAGTGGATTTACTTTAAAATCTAAATGAGGAGAATCAATATGCGACATAATTATTTTCATTCCTTTTTCTAATCCTTTTTTTCCAATTTTAGCTAAAAATAAACTTTTATCACGATTAACTGCATAAACTTTATCACCAACAGAAAGAGATTTTATTTCTTTAATATTTTTAAAACCGTTTTCTTTAGCTAATTTAATTCCTTCTTCAACTGCTTCTCTTTCTGTTTTAGCTTCACTTACAAAATTTTTATAACCTTCAGCAAAATCAAAAGCATTTTTTTTAATTTTATCATCCCAAACTTCCCAACAACTTTTTTTTTCTAATTTAAGTTGTTTTTCTAATTTTTGATAATCGATTTTTTTAGACATAAAATAATAAGTTAAAAATAAAAGTTAATTTATCTTTTTGCTTTTAAATTTTGTTTACGCAAACGAATATTTTTTGGTGTAATTTCCAAATATTCATCTTCAGCGATAATTTCCAAACCACGTTCCAAAGTTAAGTCTATTGGCGTAATTAATTGAATAGCAATGTCAGCGCCTGAAGATCGCATATTACTCAATTGTTTTCCTTTGGTTGGATTAACAACCATATTATAACCTTTGGCAGTATTGCCAATTACTTCGCCCTCATAAACTTCTACATTTGGATTTATATATAAAGCGCCACGATCTTGAAGATTAGCCAAAGAAAACGCCAATGTCTTTCCTGTTTCTCCAGAAATCATAGAACCCAAATTGTGTTTTTCAATTTCACCAGCATAAGGTTTAAAATCTATTAATTCGCTACACAAAATTCCCTCTCCTTTTGTGTCAACAATAAATTCACCTCGATAACCCAGAAATCCACGAGTTGGCATTTCAAAAATTAATCGGATATGATTTTGTTCTGGATTCATTTCAATCATTTGCCCTTTTCTTTTTGAAATTTTTTCTATAATAATACCAACAAATTCTTGCGGAACATCGATGGTAATTCTTTCAAATGGTTCATTTTTTTTACCATCAATTTCTTTAAAAATTACCTGCGGTTGAGAAACTTGAAGTTCAAATCCCTCGCGTCGCATATTTTCTAATAAAATAGCAATATGTAATTCACCACGACCAAAAATTTTATAATGTTCAATAGGAGAAAAATCTATTTTTAGTCCCACATTAACCTCTAATTCTTTTTCTAATCGTTCTTTAATTTGGCGACTAGTAACAAATTTTCCTTCCTTTCCCGCAAAAGGCGAATTATTAACTAAAAAATTTAAAGAAATTGTCGGCTCATCTATTCTAATAGCTGGTAAAAGTGCTTGATTCAAATTACTACAAATTGTGTCACCAATATAAATGTTTGGTAATCCGGCAATCATAACAATATCTCCGCCTTTAATTTCTAAAACTTCTTTTCTTTCCACACCTTCAAAAGTGAAAGCCTTGGTAATATTTCCGGAAATAATTTCTCCAGATTGTTTTTTAATAAAAACCTTATCCCCTACTTTTGCTGAACCTTGATAAACGCGACCAATGCCTAAACGACCCAAATAATTATCATAAGCAAGATTGCATGGCTGAAAAGCAAATGATAAATTTTCATCAACTTTTGTGGATAAAACTTTTTCTAAAATTGTATCTAAAAGTGGAGTAAGATCTTTAGAATCGTCATCTAATTTTATTTTTGCAATACCTTGTTTGGCAATCGCGTAAATAGTAAAAAAATCCAATTGTTCGTCGTTAGCGCCTAAATCCATAAAAAGTTCTAAAACTTTTTCATGAGCCCATTCTGGTCGAGCAGCTAATTTATCAATTTTATTAATCACTACAATTGGTTTTAATCCTAATTGTAATGCCTTTTTTAAAACAAATTTAGTTTGAGGCATTGGACCTTCTTGCGCATCAACCAGTAAAAGCACAGAATCAATGGAACGTAAAACACGCTCTACTTCTGAACCAAAATCCGCGTGACCAGGAGTATCAACAATATTAATTTTAGTTCCCTTATAAAAAACCGAGGTATTTTTAGAATAAATTGTAATACCCCGTTCTTGTTCTAAGGCATTAGAATCCATGCTCGCTGTATCATCAGTAACCATACCGGTTTGACGCATTAAAGCATCTGTTAAACTTGTTTTGCCATGATCTACATGAGCAATAATTGCAATATTTCTAATTTCCATAATTAATTAAATTAAACAATTAAAATTAAATTAAATTATTATAATTAAATTATAACAAAAAAACAAAAAATCAGCAATTTAAAAAATTTTCATTCCTTTGATGGCCATCAAAGGAATGAAAGTTTTGCTAATTTTTTTTATATTTAATATTGAATTAATCCTTTATTATTAATAATAATATTCCGCGCTTCATTATTATTAGTCAAAGTAATTATTCCTGTGGTTTGTGGAAAGCCAGTAAATTTTGCAAAAACTATTTCAGAAAGTCCTGATTGAATAATATTTGTTGGTATTTCAAACACTTCATCAAAAGCAATATCTCGTATAGCATAACTTTCGCCTTTAAATAAAGTGATATTTCCTATTGTAATATGCATACCCCATGAAATATCACCATTAATTGCTTGTGATAAAACTTGTGCGCGACGCAATGTTTGAACAATTTCATTTGTCGCAACATCAAGATTATTTTTATTTTGAAATGACTGAGAAATTGGAAAGGAAATTCCAGCAATAATTGTGATTAACGCGACAGAAAGCATTGCTTCTAACAAGGTAAAACCTTGAGAAGTTTTTAGCTGATAGCTTTTAGCTGTTAGGAAATTAAAAAACATAAAAATATTTGATATTTACATTTTACATTTTTATTAGAAAGCTAAGAAGTTAATTAACTAGCTTTAAATCCTCCGATTAAACTATAAATCGGTAAAATGATTGCCATTGCTACCGCAACAACACCCAACCATACAATTACCAGCAATATTGGCTCTAAAAGAACACTTAAATTTTTTGTTGTATTATCTGTTTTGGCTTCAAATGTCTGACCAATTTTTAATAACACAATAGAAAGTGTAGCTGATTGCTCCCCAATAATTATCAGTTGCTGAATAGATGCGGGAATTAAACGATTAATATTTTTAAAAGAAACAAAACTTTTTTGAAATGAATTGCCTTCGGCAATTGAATCGCGTAAATGAATGTAAAAATTTTTATATTGCAAAATTTCTGTGGCGCTAATCAGCGAGTCCAGTGCTTGAATAATTGGTAAACCAGCAGAAAGTAATGTACCTAAAAGATAGCCAAAACGCGTTAATTCCACTTCTTTAATTAATTGTTTAACGCCGGGCAAAGAAAATAAAAAATATTGACCAATAACTTTTGTTTTAGAAAAAGAAAAAATAAAATAAAATAAAACACCAATGATTACAACTATCATTGGTATCGCATATTGTCCATAATGACCTAAAAAATCTCCAAAACTAATTAAAATTTTAGTAATTAATGGTAGTTCTATTTTAAGTTGAGTAAATACTGATGTTAATTTTGGTAAAATAAACCAAGCAATACCGATTCCAATAATCACTGTCAATGATAATACAAATATCGGATACATCATTGCCGAACTAAGTTTTGATTTTAATGCGCGATTTTTTTCTTGTTCATAAGAGACTATTTTTAAATTTTCAATTAGTTTTCCAGATTTCTCACCCAAACGAATCAACGAAATAGCGTAATCAGCAAATAAATTCGTTTTTTGAAGCGCTTTCCAAATTGGTGAACCAGATTCAATATCTGCGCGAATAAAAACTAAAATTTTTTTTATGCGAGATGAACGCAATTCTTTAGAAATAGAATCTATTGCACTTAAAATCGGCATACCCGAAGCAACTAATATGCTTAAATTTTCAACAAAAAAATCTCGTTCTTTATTGAGGAAAAAAGTTGATAGCATATAAAAATGTAAAATGTAAATATCAAAAATAAATAATTTCTAAACTTTGGCAAAAATCTTAAAATTTATTGTCATCCCGACCGAGGCTTCCAAGCGGAGGAATCCCTTTTTTATTATTTAAATCCGCTAGCTAGTGGAGAAAAAGGAAAATTTTTCATTTTAATTTTACCTATTAATTGTCGTGCGCTTCGCACGGCGGTTCTGCGACTCTTAATAATTCTTCAATTGTTGTAATGCCTGTTTTAACTTTTTCTATACCATCTTCAAAAAGCGATTGCGAACCTTGTTTACGCGCTAATTTCCATATTTCTTGCGTTGACGGCGATTTTAAAATAAGATTTTGCATCTCTGAAGTAATTTGAATAAATTCAAAAATTGCGGTTCTACCTTTATATCCTGTATGATTACAAGTTTCACATCCTTTACCTTGATAAAGCGTAATAGATTCTTCAGAAAAAAAACGAGTTATAGATTTAAATTGCGAAATATTAAGTTCGCTAACTTTTTTTATTACACTGCAACGGCAATGATCACAAATTTTTCTAACCAATCTTTGAGCAATCACTACATTTAATGTAGAAGCCAATAAAAATGGTTCAGCGCCCATATCTAAAATACGCGGAATAGCGGTTGCCGCATCATTGGAATGAAAAGTAGAATACAATAAATGCCCAGTCAAAGCCGCATTAACTGAAATTTCTGCTGTTTCATTGTCTCTTATTTCGCCCACTAAAATAATATCCGGATCTTGACGAACAATTGATCGCAAACCTTTAGAAAATGTTAAACTGGTTTGCGTATTAACTTGAATTTGATTTATGCCTTGAATTTTATATTCAATTGGATCTTCAATAGTTGTAATATTTACATCCGGATTATTTATTAATTTTATTAACGCATACAATGTTGTTGTTTTTCCACTACCTGTTGGTCCTACAACAAGAATCATACCAAATGGTTTTTCGGTTGATGTTTTTAATAATTTTTGATGTGGCAAAGAAAGACCCAAATCACCTAAAGTAAATCCTTGCACATATGCCGCTAAAACACGCAATACTACTTTTTCTCCTTCAATTGTTGGCACAATTGAAACGCGCATATCCACTGCTGTGTTATTCCTTTCATATCGCAAAGAGCCATCTTGAGCGGAAAAATGCTCATCAATCCGCAAACTGCTTTGAACTTTAATTCTGTTTAAAATATTTTCATAAAATTCTTTTGGAATACAACCTGCTTCTTGAAGCACGCCATCAATACGAAATCGAATAACAATTTTATTTTTTTGAGGTTCAAAATGAATATCAGACGCATTATAAACAAGTGCGTCTTCAAAAATTTCTTCCAATAATTTAGGAGCAACGCGGTCTTGTTTTTCAAAAATTTTAGAAAAACGTGTTTCAAGTGATTTTTGATAATGAACAAAACAAGAGTCAATATCTTCAGAAAGAGAATAAGTAATTTTAATTTTTTGTTTATCAAATAATAACTTCAATTCTAAAAGTAATTGAGGATTTTGTGGATTATCCGTGGCAATAATAATTTCATTTTCTGTTTCAAAAAAAACAACCGCGCGAATCAATGTTGCAATTTTTTTAGGTATTTTTAATATCTGTTCTTTTGAGGGTAAATTTGAATTAAGATCCGAATAAGAAATATTAAATGACTCAGCAATCGCTTGTCCCAAAAGATCTTTTGTGATCAATCCTTCTAAAAAAAGATATTCAGTCATTAAAGTATGATGCGTTTTAGCAT
The genomic region above belongs to Candidatus Kuenenbacteria bacterium HGW-Kuenenbacteria-1 and contains:
- a CDS encoding aminopeptidase; its protein translation is MSKKIDYQKLEKQLKLEKKSCWEVWDDKIKKNAFDFAEGYKNFVSEAKTEREAVEEGIKLAKENGFKNIKEIKSLSVGDKVYAVNRDKSLFLAKIGKKGLEKGMKIIMSHIDSPHLDFKVNPLYEEENLVFAKTHYYGGIKKYQWPTVSLALYGVVYLENGKKVNIKIGEKIDEPIFMITDLLPHLDRNVSGGKSEFHEIKGEELNLLLGSLPVNDKKVKEKVKLAILEYLFNKYGIKEEDFVSAEIQAVPSEKARDLGFDRSLISAYGHDDKVCAYSSLMSFLDAKIVDQTQICILIDREEIGSDGNTGSQSLFIENFLLNILKLNKSKSSLEEIYNSYSLSQAISADVTVALDPDYKNFVELKNVCKMGFGLAIEKHTGHGGKYSTSEASAEFLQKLKNIFKQDKNIVYQFSGGLGGKVDQSGGGTIAKYLANRNIDVVDIGVALFNMHAPLEIVSKADIYCAYLGYKAFLIS
- the typA gene encoding translational GTPase TypA, whose protein sequence is MEIRNIAIIAHVDHGKTSLTDALMRQTGMVTDDTASMDSNALEQERGITIYSKNTSVFYKGTKINIVDTPGHADFGSEVERVLRSIDSVLLLVDAQEGPMPQTKFVLKKALQLGLKPIVVINKIDKLAARPEWAHEKVLELFMDLGANDEQLDFFTIYAIAKQGIAKIKLDDDSKDLTPLLDTILEKVLSTKVDENLSFAFQPCNLAYDNYLGRLGIGRVYQGSAKVGDKVFIKKQSGEIISGNITKAFTFEGVERKEVLEIKGGDIVMIAGLPNIYIGDTICSNLNQALLPAIRIDEPTISLNFLVNNSPFAGKEGKFVTSRQIKERLEKELEVNVGLKIDFSPIEHYKIFGRGELHIAILLENMRREGFELQVSQPQVIFKEIDGKKNEPFERITIDVPQEFVGIIIEKISKRKGQMIEMNPEQNHIRLIFEMPTRGFLGYRGEFIVDTKGEGILCSELIDFKPYAGEIEKHNLGSMISGETGKTLAFSLANLQDRGALYINPNVEVYEGEVIGNTAKGYNMVVNPTKGKQLSNMRSSGADIAIQLITPIDLTLERGLEIIAEDEYLEITPKNIRLRKQNLKAKR